The Flavobacteriales bacterium genome contains a region encoding:
- a CDS encoding ferrous iron transporter B, giving the protein MRIALFGNPNTGKSSIFNHLSGMRQHVGNFPGVTVDLKLSDIRIGDQTHQLIDFPGTYSIYPRSNDEKVVYEVLRNPQHKHYPDLAVVVADASNLERNLFLFSQIYDLGLPSLLVLNMNDIAQRNGIRIDVAKLKEAFPGTQIVEANARVGFGTDRLKQAIQSNQIQKAAKPFLDGFQVAAIENTSAQSEEAELRFKKIRFLLSEVLTRDVKTKQEGNLKLDRILVHPIWGYFIFAAILLVLFQMIYSFAALPMDFIDAQFAAFSEWTSAHLPEGNFYDLISQGIIPGIGGVVVFVPQIALLFFFIALLEESGYLARVVFIMDRLMRPLGLNGKSVVPLLSSVACAIPGVMATRTISNWKERLITILVAPLMSCSARIPVYTLLIALVIPDQKVFGIINLQGLVLFALYALGLIAALGIAAILKAFIRTSEKSFLLLELPSYKAPQWKNVGLTVWEKVKVFVLDAGKVILAISVILWVLASFGGEEKSAAKIASLQESPVYMSMAEEDRSQIEASIRLGNSYMGQLGKGIEPVIAPLGYDWKIGISLITSFAAREVFVGSLATIYSVQDDGEQNLPLLQRLRAEKRADGKPVYSLATGVSLMVFYVFAMQCMATLAVVKRETKSWKWPLIQLLFMGVLAYLGAGLTYHLLS; this is encoded by the coding sequence ATGAGGATCGCATTATTCGGAAATCCCAATACGGGCAAAAGTTCAATTTTCAATCATTTGTCCGGAATGCGACAACATGTTGGAAATTTCCCGGGGGTTACGGTCGACCTTAAACTCAGTGATATCCGCATTGGCGATCAAACGCATCAACTCATCGATTTCCCCGGTACCTACAGTATTTATCCCCGGTCGAACGACGAAAAAGTGGTGTATGAAGTATTGAGAAATCCCCAACACAAACATTACCCCGACCTGGCAGTTGTGGTGGCCGATGCATCCAATCTCGAACGAAACTTATTTCTCTTTTCGCAAATCTACGATCTCGGATTGCCATCGTTGCTGGTGCTCAACATGAATGACATCGCTCAGCGAAATGGAATTCGTATCGATGTGGCCAAATTAAAAGAGGCTTTTCCGGGGACCCAGATCGTTGAAGCTAATGCACGTGTTGGTTTTGGAACGGATCGTTTAAAACAGGCCATTCAATCGAATCAGATTCAAAAAGCAGCAAAGCCTTTTCTTGATGGATTTCAGGTTGCAGCAATAGAAAATACTTCAGCGCAATCGGAAGAGGCAGAACTGCGTTTCAAAAAAATCCGGTTTTTGTTATCCGAAGTGCTCACACGTGATGTGAAAACAAAACAAGAAGGAAATCTAAAACTCGACCGCATTCTTGTTCATCCCATTTGGGGTTATTTCATTTTCGCAGCCATTCTGTTGGTGTTGTTTCAAATGATTTATTCGTTTGCTGCCTTGCCTATGGACTTCATCGATGCGCAATTTGCAGCATTCAGCGAATGGACATCCGCTCATTTACCGGAAGGGAATTTTTATGATTTAATTTCACAGGGAATTATTCCCGGAATCGGTGGAGTAGTGGTCTTTGTCCCCCAAATTGCATTACTGTTTTTCTTTATCGCTTTACTCGAAGAAAGCGGTTACCTGGCACGTGTGGTGTTTATAATGGACCGACTGATGCGTCCGCTTGGACTCAATGGTAAAAGTGTTGTTCCACTTTTATCCAGTGTAGCCTGTGCCATACCCGGTGTAATGGCAACGCGTACCATTAGCAACTGGAAAGAGCGCCTCATCACCATTTTGGTGGCTCCATTAATGAGTTGCAGTGCACGAATTCCGGTTTATACCTTATTGATTGCATTGGTAATTCCCGATCAAAAAGTGTTTGGTATAATCAATTTACAGGGACTCGTTTTGTTTGCATTATACGCACTCGGATTGATTGCTGCTTTGGGAATTGCGGCTATTTTAAAAGCATTTATCCGCACCAGTGAAAAAAGTTTTTTACTGCTCGAATTACCATCGTACAAAGCACCACAATGGAAAAATGTGGGACTTACCGTTTGGGAAAAAGTAAAAGTTTTTGTGCTGGATGCCGGTAAAGTTATTCTTGCCATATCCGTCATTCTTTGGGTATTGGCCAGTTTTGGAGGAGAAGAAAAATCTGCTGCTAAAATTGCATCATTGCAGGAGAGTCCGGTTTATATGAGCATGGCAGAGGAAGACCGCTCTCAAATTGAAGCTTCCATTCGACTCGGAAATTCCTATATGGGTCAACTCGGAAAAGGAATAGAACCTGTTATTGCGCCATTGGGTTATGATTGGAAAATTGGAATTTCACTCATCACTTCATTCGCCGCCCGCGAAGTGTTTGTCGGTTCACTGGCAACCATTTATTCGGTGCAGGACGACGGTGAACAAAATCTACCCTTATTGCAACGCCTGCGCGCAGAAAAACGTGCCGACGGGAAACCGGTGTATTCGCTGGCTACCGGAGTTTCGCTCATGGTGTTTTATGTATTCGCTATGCAATGTATGGCCACTCTTGCCGTGGTGAAACGCGAAACCAAATCCTGGAAATGGCCCTTGATTCAATTGTTGTTTATGGGCGTTTTGGCTTATCTTGGTGCAGGATTAACTTATCATCTTTTAAGCTGA
- a CDS encoding ferrous iron transport protein A — protein MDRLLVNVPFLEPVRIKSIIDSPLKPKLLEMGLVSGQELRILFKAPFGDPIAIEVGDYVLSLRLDEARLVEVVS, from the coding sequence ATGGATCGTTTGCTGGTTAATGTTCCTTTTTTGGAACCTGTGCGTATTAAATCGATAATAGATTCGCCTTTAAAGCCGAAACTGTTGGAGATGGGATTGGTGAGCGGACAAGAACTGCGCATCCTGTTTAAGGCACCATTCGGTGATCCCATTGCCATTGAGGTGGGGGATTATGTTTTATCTTTGCGCCTCGATGAAGCCAGGCTGGTAGAAGTCGTATCCTGA